A single genomic interval of Phycisphaeraceae bacterium harbors:
- a CDS encoding ParA family protein, with translation MEGSPRIIAILNQKGGVGKTTSAVNLGAALAEAGERVLLVDLDPQSNLSLHFGVEPDEHATTIYDLLLDPDASADAAVVAAREQLHFIAAVTELALVEGQLASVPDMQRVLARALAPILSRYDTVILDCPPSLGVLTVNALTVAHEVIVPMQAHYLALRGLEKLLSTVHLVAQGLNPALRVSGILLCMHESQSSHGKAVVEEMRAQFEQYRGSGLPWSECEILSPPIRRNVKLAEAPSFGQTIFDYAPQCAGAQDYRAVAASLRRRRAAVPSSRSGASSSRPTPSNAPDARPLTPSTTGTPNTPGALNTPGTPSMPNSPDSLNTASPVEVRFEEAQSASPEPKPVVAARNPGEVRSSEPAASNPRSGGISL, from the coding sequence ATGGAAGGGTCGCCTCGCATCATCGCCATCCTGAATCAGAAGGGGGGTGTCGGCAAGACGACTTCGGCGGTCAATCTCGGCGCGGCGCTGGCGGAGGCCGGCGAGCGCGTGCTTCTGGTCGACCTCGATCCACAGTCGAATCTCTCACTGCACTTCGGCGTTGAGCCCGATGAGCATGCCACGACCATCTATGACCTGCTGCTCGACCCGGACGCTTCGGCTGACGCGGCGGTAGTCGCGGCGCGAGAACAGCTTCACTTCATTGCCGCCGTCACTGAGTTGGCGTTGGTCGAGGGCCAGCTCGCCTCGGTGCCGGACATGCAGCGTGTGCTCGCTCGAGCGCTCGCGCCGATTCTGTCGCGCTACGACACGGTGATCCTCGACTGTCCCCCGTCGCTGGGCGTTCTGACGGTGAACGCCCTCACGGTGGCCCACGAGGTCATCGTTCCCATGCAAGCGCACTATCTCGCGCTCAGGGGACTCGAGAAGCTCCTCTCGACGGTGCATCTCGTGGCCCAGGGCCTCAATCCAGCGCTGCGCGTCAGCGGAATTCTTCTCTGCATGCATGAGTCGCAGTCGAGTCACGGCAAGGCGGTGGTCGAGGAGATGCGAGCGCAGTTTGAGCAGTACCGCGGCTCGGGCCTCCCCTGGTCAGAGTGTGAGATCCTCTCTCCTCCCATTCGTCGCAATGTGAAGCTCGCCGAGGCGCCATCGTTCGGTCAGACGATCTTCGACTACGCGCCGCAATGCGCCGGAGCGCAGGACTACCGCGCGGTTGCGGCGAGCCTGCGGCGGCGCCGCGCGGCGGTGCCGTCGAGCCGTTCGGGCGCATCGTCGAGCCGCCCCACGCCCTCCAACGCTCCTGATGCGCGGCCATTGACGCCCAGCACAACCGGCACTCCAAACACGCCCGGCGCTCTCAACACGCCGGGCACGCCAAGCATGCCGAACTCGCCGGATTCGCTCAACACAGCGAGCCCCGTCGAGGTCCGCTTCGAAGAAGCGCAATCCGCGTCCCCTGAGCCCAAGCCCGTCGTCGCGGCTCGAAACCCGGGTGAGGTTCGATCATCGGAGCCGGCCGCTTCGAATCCGCGATCGGGTGGGATCAGCCTCTGA
- a CDS encoding VanZ family protein produces MRDAGRSARRKLGVVTAFALLVSAVLSHWPGLGLGPPHDPGPDKIVHMVLYALLATGAWFSGWFRSLWMLWIAGVLWGALDEWTQGWAIIGRHRDWEDWVADLMGVSLAVAWIVATKPLGGWESRRRRAARDAAMAELFSKWWPWPAVLLGALIGAAGSLPLFMFIGERSWAMPSRQVVITGLIVVAIASAHAAVEILLRMTVLPKRPLLPDRVMGRLVAGPAIMALLLLVLLMGVAQLTLILRPILRSAAVVDEWYRMRSPTLRAAIDLGLILFLAAWAARRARRRITARIDRAHLECIRCDHSLAGTEATNGVGRCPECGTDYEVPPGEGAAALAR; encoded by the coding sequence ATGCGTGACGCGGGTCGCTCCGCTCGTCGCAAGCTCGGCGTGGTGACGGCCTTCGCGCTGCTGGTGAGCGCGGTCCTCAGTCACTGGCCCGGACTGGGGCTTGGCCCGCCGCATGATCCGGGGCCCGACAAGATCGTGCACATGGTGCTCTATGCGCTTCTTGCGACGGGAGCGTGGTTCAGCGGATGGTTTCGATCACTCTGGATGCTCTGGATCGCGGGGGTGCTGTGGGGTGCGCTCGATGAGTGGACCCAGGGCTGGGCCATCATCGGGCGCCATCGAGATTGGGAGGATTGGGTCGCCGACCTGATGGGTGTCTCTCTCGCCGTCGCGTGGATCGTGGCCACGAAGCCGCTCGGAGGATGGGAGTCTCGGCGACGCCGAGCGGCGCGCGACGCCGCGATGGCTGAGCTCTTCTCGAAGTGGTGGCCATGGCCCGCGGTTCTGCTGGGTGCGCTCATCGGCGCTGCTGGCTCGCTTCCGCTCTTCATGTTCATCGGCGAGCGCTCATGGGCGATGCCCAGCCGACAGGTCGTCATCACCGGGCTCATTGTGGTCGCCATCGCCTCAGCGCACGCTGCGGTCGAGATCCTGCTTCGAATGACGGTGCTGCCGAAGCGTCCACTGCTGCCCGATCGTGTGATGGGTCGACTGGTGGCGGGGCCGGCGATCATGGCGCTGCTGTTGCTCGTGCTGCTGATGGGTGTGGCGCAGTTGACACTCATCCTCCGGCCGATCCTGCGCAGCGCCGCAGTCGTCGATGAGTGGTATCGCATGCGATCCCCGACTCTTCGTGCGGCCATCGACCTTGGGCTCATTCTCTTCCTTGCAGCATGGGCCGCGCGCCGTGCGCGTCGGCGAATCACCGCCCGGATCGATCGGGCTCATCTTGAGTGCATCCGTTGTGATCACTCCCTTGCCGGCACGGAGGCGACGAACGGTGTCGGTCGCTGCCCGGAGTGCGGAACCGATTATGAAGTTCCGCCGGGGGAGGGGGCCGCAGCGCTTGCCCGCTGA
- the murJ gene encoding murein biosynthesis integral membrane protein MurJ, translating to MAKSFESHARTVSLLTLLSRVTGLARDATLTRVFGAGPLMDAFNFGFQVPNLFRRLFGEGALTASFLPVYTRLERDNPALASAFAGVLLGGITVVLAIITLVGEALLWVLPRDGADGGIGLSLLMIMLPYMPLVCLTALLGAVLQVHQRFGPTAAAPILLNLAIVATALLMSDSARRLVGWEALQSATHIQVVAWSVVVAGVGQVLWSLAALRRARVPLSFNTAGIGEPLRTTLRQALPMLLGLGVFQINTAIDSLIASWRTIVGPTVFGVEWPLAEGSLTFLNCAQRLYEFPLGVFGIAVATAIFPAFARQASDPAAFIDTLRRGLRLTLFIALPASAGLIALREPLAATLFQGGRFTASDSAMVSWVLLGYAPAIWAYSTQQVATRAFYAQGDSLTPMRVALGMVGLNLTLNLILIWTPLGVAGLAWSTALTAMVQVAIILKLLARKTGPIMDGEVWRSVLRSLGVAIATGAVALIMASVSGRVVATETWAGSALALAVGTGAGVAALLVSSRGLGSVELRWALRGRSEGR from the coding sequence ATGGCCAAGAGCTTTGAGAGCCATGCCCGCACCGTCTCCCTCCTGACCCTGCTCTCGCGCGTCACCGGTCTGGCGCGCGATGCCACGCTGACGCGCGTCTTCGGCGCTGGTCCGCTGATGGACGCCTTCAACTTCGGCTTCCAGGTGCCGAACCTCTTTCGACGCCTCTTTGGTGAAGGGGCGCTCACTGCGAGCTTCCTTCCGGTCTACACGCGCCTTGAGCGCGACAACCCGGCGCTGGCGAGCGCCTTTGCCGGAGTGCTGCTGGGCGGCATCACGGTGGTGCTTGCGATCATCACCCTGGTCGGTGAAGCGCTGTTGTGGGTGCTGCCTCGCGACGGCGCCGACGGCGGCATCGGCCTCTCGCTGCTGATGATCATGCTGCCGTACATGCCGCTGGTCTGCCTGACGGCACTTCTGGGCGCGGTGCTCCAGGTGCACCAACGCTTCGGACCGACGGCGGCGGCGCCGATTCTCCTCAACCTCGCGATCGTGGCCACCGCGCTCCTCATGAGCGACTCCGCGCGACGCTTGGTCGGGTGGGAGGCGCTCCAGTCGGCCACGCACATTCAAGTCGTGGCGTGGTCGGTGGTGGTTGCCGGGGTCGGGCAGGTGCTGTGGAGCCTGGCAGCGCTGCGCCGGGCGCGGGTGCCGCTCTCATTCAACACGGCAGGGATCGGTGAACCGCTTCGAACGACGCTCCGCCAGGCGCTGCCGATGTTGCTCGGTCTCGGTGTCTTTCAGATCAACACCGCCATCGACAGCCTCATCGCGAGTTGGCGCACGATTGTGGGCCCCACAGTCTTCGGGGTCGAGTGGCCGCTGGCCGAGGGCAGTCTCACCTTCCTGAACTGTGCCCAGCGACTGTACGAGTTCCCACTGGGAGTGTTCGGCATTGCCGTGGCGACGGCGATCTTCCCCGCGTTCGCCCGTCAGGCATCTGACCCCGCGGCCTTCATCGACACGCTCCGGCGCGGATTGAGGCTGACGCTCTTCATCGCGCTGCCCGCAAGCGCCGGGCTCATCGCACTCCGCGAGCCCCTCGCGGCGACGCTCTTCCAAGGGGGCCGCTTCACGGCGAGTGACTCCGCGATGGTCTCCTGGGTACTGCTCGGATACGCCCCTGCAATCTGGGCGTACTCGACTCAGCAGGTCGCGACGCGCGCCTTCTACGCGCAGGGCGATTCACTGACGCCGATGCGCGTGGCGCTCGGCATGGTGGGGTTGAATCTCACCCTGAACCTCATTCTCATCTGGACACCGCTTGGGGTTGCTGGGCTCGCATGGAGCACGGCGCTGACGGCCATGGTGCAGGTCGCGATCATTCTCAAGCTGCTCGCGAGAAAGACCGGGCCGATCATGGATGGTGAAGTGTGGCGCAGCGTGCTGCGATCGCTCGGCGTCGCCATCGCGACCGGCGCGGTGGCGTTGATCATGGCGTCCGTGTCGGGGCGAGTGGTTGCCACAGAGACATGGGCAGGTTCAGCGCTGGCGCTCGCCGTGGGGACCGGCGCAGGTGTCGCGGCACTGCTCGTGTCGTCCCGTGGGCTCGGATCCGTGGAGCTTCGCTGGGCGTTGCGCGGACGCTCCGAGGGGCGATGA
- a CDS encoding radical SAM protein, with protein MTVAPIQPTDPTSGHATPWGSRRSAAGAENGVSPARERPIRLRDPTLAPIAAKVIEGQRLSIEDGARLYETTDLHSVLHLADLVRRRLHGERAYYNINRHINYTNVCALSCRFCAFFRKRGQEGAYEHTIEDIVAQAKSAESAGATELHIVGGLHPWLPFEWYTEMLRRLRQETPRLHLKAFTAVEIVHLVRISKRGRLKGEGVRQVLSELKDAGLGSLPGGGAEVFDDRVHDEAFKGKIRAEEWLEVHRTAHEIGLNSNVTMLYGHVESRAERLRHFEVIRRQQDRTLAEWAAECAVPVQAPTEGSADETHPAVVLTGPAAMYPSRRLPDRDGERPKRGYFQTIIPLPFFPDASALESLPAPTGLENLRTLAIARLMLDNLPHVKAFWIMQTLGMAQLMLQSGADDIDGTVVWYDITKAVGDGTHQETTVRDLRRAIREAGFVPVERDTIYREVERDGAEWRVPGA; from the coding sequence GTGACAGTCGCCCCAATTCAACCGACCGACCCGACCTCCGGCCATGCGACGCCATGGGGGTCACGCCGCTCCGCCGCTGGCGCAGAGAACGGGGTTTCCCCCGCGCGAGAGCGCCCCATCCGGCTGCGTGACCCGACGCTTGCGCCGATCGCCGCGAAGGTGATCGAGGGCCAGCGCCTCTCGATCGAAGATGGCGCCCGCCTCTATGAAACCACTGACCTCCACTCGGTGCTTCACCTGGCCGATCTCGTGCGACGACGCCTTCACGGGGAGCGCGCGTACTACAACATCAATCGCCACATCAACTACACGAATGTCTGTGCGCTCTCATGCCGCTTCTGCGCGTTCTTCCGGAAGCGTGGCCAGGAGGGCGCGTACGAACACACGATCGAGGACATCGTGGCGCAGGCGAAGTCGGCGGAGAGCGCCGGAGCGACGGAGCTTCACATTGTCGGCGGCTTGCATCCGTGGCTGCCCTTCGAGTGGTACACCGAGATGCTGCGACGACTCCGGCAGGAGACGCCTCGGCTTCACCTCAAGGCCTTCACGGCGGTGGAGATTGTGCACCTCGTTCGAATCTCCAAGCGAGGCCGGCTGAAGGGCGAGGGAGTTCGACAGGTGCTCTCGGAGTTGAAGGACGCCGGTCTCGGTTCGCTCCCCGGTGGCGGCGCCGAGGTCTTCGACGACCGTGTTCACGACGAGGCCTTCAAGGGGAAGATTCGCGCCGAGGAGTGGCTCGAGGTGCACCGAACCGCGCACGAGATCGGGCTCAACTCCAATGTGACCATGCTCTACGGTCATGTCGAGTCGCGCGCCGAGCGATTGCGGCACTTTGAAGTGATTCGACGGCAGCAGGACCGCACGCTCGCTGAATGGGCCGCAGAGTGCGCGGTTCCAGTGCAGGCGCCAACCGAGGGGTCAGCCGATGAGACGCACCCCGCGGTCGTGCTCACCGGTCCGGCGGCGATGTACCCGTCACGACGACTGCCCGACCGCGACGGTGAGCGCCCGAAGCGCGGCTACTTCCAGACGATCATTCCCCTGCCCTTCTTTCCCGATGCCAGCGCACTTGAGTCACTGCCAGCACCGACTGGACTCGAGAACCTCCGCACGCTGGCGATCGCCCGGCTGATGCTCGACAACCTTCCACATGTGAAGGCGTTCTGGATCATGCAGACACTCGGCATGGCGCAGCTCATGCTCCAATCGGGCGCCGATGACATCGATGGAACGGTCGTCTGGTACGACATCACCAAGGCGGTAGGCGACGGCACGCATCAGGAGACAACGGTGCGGGACCTTCGGCGCGCGATTCGCGAAGCTGGCTTCGTTCCCGTCGAGCGCGACACCATTTACCGCGAAGTGGAGCGCGACGGCGCCGAGTGGCGCGTACCGGGGGCCTGA
- a CDS encoding dockerin type I repeat-containing protein: MPRVSVVVLSLSTLVCATSALAKDIILNEWNCVGSQKWLGNPGSPNAGCPMPDGPAGVNCSNNDDSFFGRVMGNGGDWIELVIIKDNMDLRGWKIQWVEWLETDADGVTDIWVGIPSVPQGEIIFTNDPKWSNLRKGTILTITERGTAAGGLDTDFSFDPCNGDWWINACADDTQYIICNANVCDAGPPLDCTDPFDVGNGDWQARILDAQGNIHVGLVGEGAPGWSGSGVNSREVVKLRQDPSTAINEFSDYRGGDSSTFGGPNSWTNPANQCRTYQNFTALRASVYADLCSGCNLIWLNEYNAVKSDNFLNGGNSSQDSQNGFASDSFFGRVQGNGGDWFELVVSINNLDLRNWSFRWQEVEGGKEGEIFLTNHPFWSNLPAGRILTFIERTSAQGGLDTNLNAGPNWSNINTFDTALIAGTTGSAPGHVSGRFTTSNDKWRIEIRNAIGEVVVPWAGEGSPHYYRGGVSSTEVCRLRENATSTIDASSAYDDSAASSTFGAPNTWLNCPSPALVTQSFATLLSTACTFVPPCGAGDVNCDGIVNGADIAIVLGSWGPCVGCAADLNGDGVVNGADIAIVLGNWG; this comes from the coding sequence ATGCCCCGCGTGTCTGTCGTTGTTCTCTCCCTCTCGACCCTCGTTTGTGCCACCTCCGCTCTCGCGAAGGACATCATTCTCAACGAGTGGAATTGCGTCGGCAGCCAGAAGTGGCTCGGCAATCCCGGCTCCCCCAATGCGGGCTGCCCCATGCCCGACGGTCCCGCCGGCGTGAACTGCTCGAACAACGACGACTCATTCTTCGGGCGCGTGATGGGTAACGGCGGCGATTGGATCGAGCTCGTCATCATCAAGGACAACATGGATCTCCGCGGGTGGAAGATCCAGTGGGTGGAGTGGCTGGAGACGGACGCCGACGGGGTGACGGACATCTGGGTGGGAATCCCCTCGGTTCCGCAGGGCGAGATCATCTTCACGAACGACCCGAAGTGGAGCAATCTGCGCAAGGGAACGATCCTCACGATCACCGAGCGAGGGACGGCCGCAGGTGGGCTCGATACTGATTTCAGCTTCGACCCCTGCAACGGTGACTGGTGGATCAATGCCTGCGCCGATGACACGCAATACATCATCTGCAACGCCAATGTCTGTGACGCCGGTCCTCCACTCGACTGCACGGACCCGTTCGATGTCGGCAACGGCGACTGGCAGGCGCGCATTCTCGATGCGCAGGGCAACATCCATGTCGGACTCGTGGGCGAGGGGGCACCGGGCTGGTCCGGCAGTGGAGTCAACAGCCGTGAAGTCGTGAAGCTCCGGCAGGATCCGAGCACGGCCATCAATGAGTTCAGTGACTACCGCGGGGGCGACTCGAGCACTTTCGGAGGCCCAAACTCCTGGACGAACCCCGCCAACCAGTGCCGGACCTACCAGAACTTCACCGCGCTTCGAGCAAGTGTCTACGCCGACCTCTGCTCCGGCTGCAATCTGATCTGGCTGAACGAGTACAACGCCGTCAAGTCGGACAACTTCCTCAACGGCGGCAATTCCTCGCAGGACAGCCAGAACGGCTTCGCCTCAGACTCCTTCTTCGGCCGCGTGCAAGGCAACGGCGGTGACTGGTTTGAGCTCGTCGTCAGCATCAACAACCTCGACCTTCGCAACTGGTCGTTCCGCTGGCAGGAAGTCGAGGGCGGCAAGGAGGGTGAGATCTTCCTCACCAATCACCCCTTCTGGTCGAACCTGCCGGCCGGGCGCATCCTGACCTTCATCGAGCGCACCTCCGCGCAGGGCGGTCTGGACACGAATCTCAACGCCGGGCCGAACTGGTCGAACATCAACACCTTCGACACGGCGCTGATCGCCGGGACCACGGGAAGCGCCCCAGGCCATGTCTCCGGTCGCTTCACGACCAGCAACGACAAGTGGCGGATTGAGATCCGCAACGCGATCGGCGAGGTGGTGGTGCCGTGGGCCGGTGAGGGCAGTCCGCACTACTACCGAGGTGGCGTCTCGAGCACTGAAGTCTGCCGGCTCCGCGAGAATGCGACATCGACGATCGATGCGTCGAGCGCGTATGACGACTCGGCGGCGTCGAGCACCTTCGGGGCGCCGAACACCTGGCTGAATTGCCCGAGCCCGGCGCTCGTGACGCAGAGCTTCGCCACGCTCCTCTCGACCGCCTGCACCTTCGTTCCGCCCTGTGGCGCTGGCGATGTCAATTGCGACGGCATCGTCAACGGCGCCGATATCGCGATCGTGCTCGGGAGCTGGGGACCGTGCGTCGGCTGCGCGGCGGATCTCAACGGCGACGGTGTGGTGAACGGCGCCGACATCGCCATCGTTCTCGGTAACTGGGGCTGA
- a CDS encoding type II secretion system protein, with translation MRARSSSTPPRGFTIIEMLAVVGIIVLLMALLFPAIGMVQRSSRAEVSKSNLRQWGVGTIGYINLNQDALPWEGMKDIGDMPLNLQERRWWANAIPPFVGQKPYRDIVEDAYQKGTMVPTEDSGGIFIDPAAVHEGDAPFAFGQPGPSGARRSFYFNYVPNSQLNNTYLNKYNIAQFTPNQVMRMSHISIPSSTILMLEMRANRNELPGNDPHFNRDLRRHRSDWKRFAARHFNGGHMMFADGSVRHVVNLDAITNIQGNTDPNFPNGDWNHPDRIWDPLGPALDDN, from the coding sequence ATGCGCGCCAGGTCTTCATCAACACCGCCACGCGGCTTCACCATCATTGAAATGCTCGCAGTGGTCGGAATCATCGTGCTGCTGATGGCGCTGCTCTTTCCCGCCATCGGCATGGTCCAGCGCTCCAGCCGCGCCGAGGTGAGCAAGTCCAACCTCCGCCAGTGGGGGGTGGGCACCATCGGCTACATCAATCTGAATCAGGATGCCCTTCCATGGGAAGGCATGAAGGACATCGGCGACATGCCGCTCAACCTCCAGGAGCGGCGCTGGTGGGCGAACGCGATTCCCCCGTTCGTCGGCCAGAAGCCCTACCGCGACATCGTCGAAGATGCCTATCAGAAGGGCACGATGGTCCCCACCGAGGACAGCGGCGGCATCTTCATCGATCCGGCGGCGGTGCATGAAGGCGACGCGCCATTCGCGTTCGGGCAGCCCGGTCCGAGCGGTGCACGACGCTCGTTCTACTTCAACTATGTGCCCAACTCGCAGCTCAACAACACCTACCTCAACAAGTACAACATCGCCCAGTTCACGCCGAACCAGGTGATGCGGATGTCGCACATCTCGATCCCCTCATCGACCATCCTGATGCTCGAGATGCGGGCCAATCGCAACGAGCTGCCCGGGAACGACCCGCACTTCAATCGCGATCTGCGGCGTCATCGCTCCGACTGGAAGCGCTTCGCGGCACGCCACTTCAATGGTGGCCACATGATGTTTGCGGATGGAAGCGTGCGGCATGTGGTCAACCTCGACGCCATTACGAACATCCAGGGCAACACCGATCCGAACTTCCCCAACGGCGACTGGAACCACCCTGATCGGATCTGGGATCCGCTTGGGCCGGCGCTCGATGACAATTGA
- a CDS encoding dockerin type I repeat-containing protein, whose product MRLLATGIVAALTAMSGAEASTTIITQWNFNGPSNTEVPGGPLSPLPSTGAGSAQLVGDAVAQFATGASNNGSSDPAGGPPPPNYGWNISGFPIFLTEGSGLNGVQFNVSTVGFEDISLSFDTRHSNSVSAWVEVRYTLDGVNFTNAGLDNDGQFSANQGDWWFNNRVVDFSGIPGVNNNPNFGVRVVTIFSPVPFIDFNFNVWGPNEAFAASDPNSPYGTGGFGGGGTLRFDMVTISGKTPGPSCGAGDVNCDGLVNGADIAIVLGSWGPCVDCAADLNGDGVVNGADIAIVLGNWG is encoded by the coding sequence ATGCGATTGCTTGCGACTGGAATCGTGGCCGCCTTGACGGCCATGTCGGGTGCCGAGGCATCAACCACCATCATCACCCAATGGAACTTCAATGGTCCGTCGAACACCGAGGTGCCCGGGGGGCCCCTCAGTCCGCTTCCGTCGACGGGCGCTGGCTCTGCGCAGCTCGTTGGAGACGCCGTGGCCCAGTTCGCCACCGGCGCATCAAACAACGGCTCGAGCGATCCCGCGGGTGGCCCGCCGCCACCCAACTACGGGTGGAACATCAGCGGTTTCCCGATCTTCCTCACCGAGGGCAGCGGACTGAATGGCGTGCAGTTCAATGTGTCGACCGTGGGTTTCGAGGACATCTCCCTGTCGTTCGATACGCGTCACTCCAACAGCGTCAGCGCGTGGGTCGAAGTGCGCTACACGCTCGATGGCGTGAACTTCACCAATGCGGGCCTCGACAATGACGGACAGTTCTCGGCGAACCAGGGCGATTGGTGGTTCAACAATCGCGTGGTGGACTTCTCGGGCATCCCGGGAGTGAACAACAATCCCAACTTCGGCGTGCGAGTCGTGACCATCTTCTCGCCGGTCCCATTCATCGATTTCAATTTCAATGTGTGGGGCCCCAACGAGGCCTTCGCGGCGTCCGATCCCAATTCGCCCTACGGCACCGGTGGCTTCGGCGGTGGCGGCACGCTTCGATTCGACATGGTCACGATCTCGGGCAAGACCCCGGGTCCGAGCTGCGGCGCCGGCGATGTGAACTGCGACGGATTGGTCAACGGCGCTGACATCGCGATTGTGCTCGGAAGCTGGGGACCGTGCGTTGATTGTGCGGCAGATCTGAACGGTGACGGCGTGGTGAACGGCGCCGACATCGCGATCGTGCTGGGCAACTGGGGTTGA
- a CDS encoding DUF2075 domain-containing protein, with amino-acid sequence MSSDTDPDPTELARSGWCSDVPRFVTVTVNEVTGRLRAFVPDASPEQLRAWQESVPPLQSQAQRILDRSQLARKYTSILEYELPLESRRSDAIILASGAVVVFELKGRSDARQADIDQAAAYARDLRCYHACCDPDRGGHAVHAVLVAMRAKGYLGNQQGVHIVGPDALADLVARLESPPPAQPLSARAFLAADAYRPLPTIVDAARELFERGELREVHRARAFTDPAVATISRIIHDAARTSTRRLILLTGVPGAGKTLVGLRVVHARFLDDLSVHRPRGKPTAPAVYLSGNGPLVEVLQYTLRSAGGDGKVFVRGVKDYVKSYSTRRERIPPEHVLIFDEAQRAWDAHQIAAKHTNSPGRSEPEEFIEFAERIPEWSVVVGLIGGGQEIHVGEEAGLSQWATAIATSGCSSEWSVHGPPAVAHAMSSLAPGAFHADEALNLDREIRFHSAQDLHRFVSGLLEGEPCGELGRRSHALENAGFHLRVTRDLEVARDYLRTRYADDPSARFGILASSKDKALVNFGIPNDFQSTKRLRVGPWYGDAEDDPQQRSCRRLETCVTEFSAQGLELDAALVAWGTDFRWTGSSWSNDQARGYRRGAMVRDPFRLRMNSYRVLLTRGRDGTVIFVPRCTELDATHQRLVECGVRSLDAP; translated from the coding sequence ATGTCGAGCGACACCGATCCTGATCCTACGGAGTTGGCCCGCTCCGGGTGGTGCTCCGATGTGCCCAGGTTCGTCACTGTGACGGTGAACGAAGTCACGGGTCGGCTGCGCGCGTTCGTTCCCGACGCTTCGCCCGAGCAACTTCGCGCGTGGCAGGAGAGCGTGCCTCCGCTGCAATCGCAGGCGCAGCGGATTCTCGATCGCAGCCAACTGGCTCGTAAGTACACCTCGATCCTCGAGTATGAGCTTCCACTGGAGAGTCGGCGCAGTGATGCCATCATTCTCGCGAGCGGTGCAGTCGTCGTCTTCGAACTCAAGGGTCGCTCCGACGCGCGGCAGGCCGACATTGATCAGGCGGCGGCCTATGCCCGGGACCTGCGCTGCTATCACGCGTGCTGCGATCCCGACCGAGGTGGTCATGCGGTGCACGCGGTGCTTGTCGCCATGCGGGCCAAGGGCTACCTGGGCAACCAGCAGGGGGTTCACATCGTCGGGCCCGATGCGCTCGCCGATCTGGTGGCGCGACTCGAGAGCCCGCCTCCGGCCCAGCCGCTCTCCGCCCGGGCGTTCCTTGCCGCGGACGCCTATCGGCCACTGCCGACCATTGTCGACGCAGCGAGGGAGCTCTTCGAGCGAGGCGAGTTACGAGAAGTTCACAGGGCGCGCGCCTTCACCGACCCTGCGGTGGCGACGATCTCACGCATTATCCACGATGCCGCGCGAACCAGCACGAGAAGACTGATCCTGCTGACGGGAGTGCCCGGAGCGGGCAAGACACTGGTCGGCTTGCGCGTGGTTCACGCGCGGTTCCTCGATGATCTCTCCGTTCATCGCCCCAGGGGCAAGCCAACGGCTCCAGCGGTCTATCTCTCGGGAAATGGACCGCTCGTCGAGGTTCTCCAGTACACGCTGAGGAGTGCCGGCGGTGATGGCAAGGTCTTCGTTCGCGGCGTGAAGGACTATGTCAAGAGCTACTCGACTCGGCGCGAGCGCATCCCTCCCGAGCATGTGCTGATCTTCGACGAGGCGCAACGGGCTTGGGATGCCCATCAGATCGCGGCGAAGCACACGAACTCACCGGGGCGCTCGGAGCCGGAGGAGTTCATCGAGTTCGCCGAGCGCATCCCGGAGTGGAGCGTGGTGGTGGGCCTGATCGGCGGTGGACAGGAGATTCATGTTGGCGAGGAAGCAGGCCTTTCGCAATGGGCAACCGCGATTGCGACCTCGGGCTGTTCATCGGAGTGGTCCGTGCATGGTCCGCCCGCAGTCGCGCATGCGATGTCCTCGCTCGCGCCCGGCGCGTTTCATGCCGACGAGGCACTCAACCTCGATCGGGAGATCCGCTTCCATTCGGCGCAGGACTTGCATCGCTTTGTTTCGGGGTTGCTCGAAGGCGAGCCGTGCGGGGAGCTTGGACGACGGTCTCACGCCCTTGAGAACGCGGGCTTTCACCTGCGCGTGACGCGCGACCTTGAAGTGGCCCGCGACTACCTCCGCACGCGGTATGCCGATGACCCAAGCGCACGCTTCGGCATCCTCGCCTCGTCGAAGGACAAGGCGCTCGTCAACTTCGGGATCCCGAACGACTTTCAGTCGACGAAGCGTCTCCGTGTGGGACCATGGTATGGCGACGCCGAAGATGATCCGCAACAACGCTCCTGCCGGCGCCTCGAGACCTGTGTCACCGAGTTCTCCGCGCAGGGTCTCGAACTGGACGCAGCGCTCGTCGCCTGGGGCACGGACTTTCGCTGGACTGGATCGAGCTGGTCCAACGACCAGGCGCGCGGGTACCGGCGCGGCGCGATGGTCCGCGATCCCTTCCGACTCCGAATGAACTCCTATCGCGTGCTGCTCACGCGAGGGCGTGACGGAACGGTGATCTTCGTCCCGCGTTGCACCGAGCTCGACGCGACGCATCAGCGCCTCGTTGAGTGCGGCGTGAGATCGCTCGACGCGCCGTAG